From a single Nicotiana tomentosiformis chromosome 2, ASM39032v3, whole genome shotgun sequence genomic region:
- the LOC104109559 gene encoding pterin-4-alpha-carbinolamine dehydratase 2, mitochondrial isoform X3, with product MVECRAVSVRARVPASSFFCSNIRVAGTGVVCSQVAVSANTNTHNGIKTLCSAADLSTKKCVPCNAKDLRPMSEEAANQLMWQVTGWDLLNDGGTLKLHRSWKVKTFSKGLEFFQEVANVAEAEGHHPDLHLVGWNNVIIDIWTHSVGGLTENDFILAAKINGLDVQHLLSKKTAKSAQSSA from the exons ATGGTCGAGTGCAGGGCGGTCAGCGTACGAGCTAGAGTTCCTGCATCTTCCTTCTTTTG CTCAAATATACGTGTGGCTGGAACTGGGGTAGTGTGCAGTCAGGTTGCAGTGTCAGCAAATACTAACACACATAACGGGATTAAGACTCTGTGTTCAGCTGCAG ATTTGTCAACTAAGAAGTGTGTGCCATGCAACGCAAAGGATTTGAGGCCTATGAGTGAAGAAGCTGCGAACCAGTTGATGTGGCAG GTGACAGGTTGGGATTTGCTGAATGATGGTGGCACACTAAAGCTGCATAGATCCTGGAAAGTCAAGACTTTCAGCAAAGGATTAGAGTTCTTTCAAGAGGTAGCAAATGTTGCAGAAGCTGAAG GTCATCATCCAGATCTTCATCTCGTTGGGTGGAATAATGTGATAATTGACATATGGACGCATTCTGTGG GTGGACTCACAGAAAATGATTTCATACTTGCTGCCAAAATTAATGGGCTTGACGTGCAGCACCTTCTCAGCAAGAAAACTGCCAAATCAGCACAAAGCAGTGCTTAA
- the LOC104109559 gene encoding pterin-4-alpha-carbinolamine dehydratase 2, mitochondrial isoform X4 has protein sequence MVECRAVSVRARVPASSFFWYRWHHYPKASPETMEDLSTKKCVPCNAKDLRPMSEEAANQLMWQVTGWDLLNDGGTLKLHRSWKVKTFSKGLEFFQEVANVAEAEGHHPDLHLVGWNNVIIDIWTHSVGGLTENDFILAAKINGLDVQHLLSKKTAKSAQSSA, from the exons ATGGTCGAGTGCAGGGCGGTCAGCGTACGAGCTAGAGTTCCTGCATCTTCCTTCTTTTG GTATCGTTGGCATCACTATCCCAAAGCTTCTCCAGAAACCATGGAAG ATTTGTCAACTAAGAAGTGTGTGCCATGCAACGCAAAGGATTTGAGGCCTATGAGTGAAGAAGCTGCGAACCAGTTGATGTGGCAG GTGACAGGTTGGGATTTGCTGAATGATGGTGGCACACTAAAGCTGCATAGATCCTGGAAAGTCAAGACTTTCAGCAAAGGATTAGAGTTCTTTCAAGAGGTAGCAAATGTTGCAGAAGCTGAAG GTCATCATCCAGATCTTCATCTCGTTGGGTGGAATAATGTGATAATTGACATATGGACGCATTCTGTGG GTGGACTCACAGAAAATGATTTCATACTTGCTGCCAAAATTAATGGGCTTGACGTGCAGCACCTTCTCAGCAAGAAAACTGCCAAATCAGCACAAAGCAGTGCTTAA
- the LOC104109559 gene encoding pterin-4-alpha-carbinolamine dehydratase 2, mitochondrial isoform X2, whose protein sequence is MIRTLQARLAILSNASVSLASLSQSFSRNHGSSNIRVAGTGVVCSQVAVSANTNTHNGIKTLCSAADLSTKKCVPCNAKDLRPMSEEAANQLMWQVTGWDLLNDGGTLKLHRSWKVKTFSKGLEFFQEVANVAEAEGHHPDLHLVGWNNVIIDIWTHSVGGLTENDFILAAKINGLDVQHLLSKKTAKSAQSSA, encoded by the exons ATGATTCGGACGCTTCAAGCTCGTCTGGCAATTCTCTCCAACGCTTCA GTATCGTTGGCATCACTATCCCAAAGCTTCTCCAGAAACCATGGAAG CTCAAATATACGTGTGGCTGGAACTGGGGTAGTGTGCAGTCAGGTTGCAGTGTCAGCAAATACTAACACACATAACGGGATTAAGACTCTGTGTTCAGCTGCAG ATTTGTCAACTAAGAAGTGTGTGCCATGCAACGCAAAGGATTTGAGGCCTATGAGTGAAGAAGCTGCGAACCAGTTGATGTGGCAG GTGACAGGTTGGGATTTGCTGAATGATGGTGGCACACTAAAGCTGCATAGATCCTGGAAAGTCAAGACTTTCAGCAAAGGATTAGAGTTCTTTCAAGAGGTAGCAAATGTTGCAGAAGCTGAAG GTCATCATCCAGATCTTCATCTCGTTGGGTGGAATAATGTGATAATTGACATATGGACGCATTCTGTGG GTGGACTCACAGAAAATGATTTCATACTTGCTGCCAAAATTAATGGGCTTGACGTGCAGCACCTTCTCAGCAAGAAAACTGCCAAATCAGCACAAAGCAGTGCTTAA
- the LOC104109559 gene encoding pterin-4-alpha-carbinolamine dehydratase 2, mitochondrial isoform X1 — protein sequence MIRTLQARLAILSNASFLQVSLASLSQSFSRNHGSSNIRVAGTGVVCSQVAVSANTNTHNGIKTLCSAADLSTKKCVPCNAKDLRPMSEEAANQLMWQVTGWDLLNDGGTLKLHRSWKVKTFSKGLEFFQEVANVAEAEGHHPDLHLVGWNNVIIDIWTHSVGGLTENDFILAAKINGLDVQHLLSKKTAKSAQSSA from the exons ATGATTCGGACGCTTCAAGCTCGTCTGGCAATTCTCTCCAACGCTTCA TTTCTTCAGGTATCGTTGGCATCACTATCCCAAAGCTTCTCCAGAAACCATGGAAG CTCAAATATACGTGTGGCTGGAACTGGGGTAGTGTGCAGTCAGGTTGCAGTGTCAGCAAATACTAACACACATAACGGGATTAAGACTCTGTGTTCAGCTGCAG ATTTGTCAACTAAGAAGTGTGTGCCATGCAACGCAAAGGATTTGAGGCCTATGAGTGAAGAAGCTGCGAACCAGTTGATGTGGCAG GTGACAGGTTGGGATTTGCTGAATGATGGTGGCACACTAAAGCTGCATAGATCCTGGAAAGTCAAGACTTTCAGCAAAGGATTAGAGTTCTTTCAAGAGGTAGCAAATGTTGCAGAAGCTGAAG GTCATCATCCAGATCTTCATCTCGTTGGGTGGAATAATGTGATAATTGACATATGGACGCATTCTGTGG GTGGACTCACAGAAAATGATTTCATACTTGCTGCCAAAATTAATGGGCTTGACGTGCAGCACCTTCTCAGCAAGAAAACTGCCAAATCAGCACAAAGCAGTGCTTAA
- the LOC138906006 gene encoding uncharacterized protein, with amino-acid sequence MKSRQEPPKPPSPKRIVNVITIGDEVNGVTYIATKKISKVTVTHGKRVCQVLEGYSIIFDDEDADGLMIPHNDTLVISLIVHNTNVKRVLIDSGSSVNIILLRVVNEMQANDKVIPKARSLSGFDNSSVIAKGEVLLTTFAEGVIKDTKFLVIDADMAYNIILGRPWIHDMDVVPSTLHEVIKFPS; translated from the coding sequence ATGAAGAGCAGacaagaacccccaaaacctcCATCACCAAAGAGAATAGTCAACGTCATAACCATAGGTGATGAGGTTAATGGAGTAACATACATAGCCACGAAAAAGATTTCAAAAGTTACTGTAACTCATGGAAAGCGAGTCTGCCAAGTTTTGGAGGGCTACAGTATAATATTCGACGATGAAGACGCGGATGGGTTGATGATTCCTCATAATGATACACTGGTAATATCTCTAATTGTACATAATACTAATgtaaaacgagttttgattgatTCAGGTAGCTCGGTGAACATCATTTTGCTGAGGGTGGTAAATGAAATGCAAGCTAATGATAAGGTCATACCAAAAGCACGGTCCTTGTCTGGGTTTGATAATTCAAGCGTTATTGCGAAAGGGGAAGTTTTACTTACCACATTTGCAGAAGGGGTCATCAAGGATACAAAGTTCCTGGTGATAGACGCGGACATGGCCTATAATataattttgggaagaccatggattcatgatatggatgtCGTCCCATCGACATTGCATGAAGTTATCAAATTCCCTTCATAG